In Rhizobium sp. WSM4643, the following are encoded in one genomic region:
- the dapE gene encoding succinyl-diaminopimelate desuccinylase: protein MTATDPVANLQTLIRCPSVTPAEGGALTALEAMLAPLGFAVDRVKASEEGTPEIENLYARLGKDGPHLMFAGHTDVVPVGDEAAWTHPPFAAEISKGELFGRGAVDMKGGIACFVAAVARHVEKNGPPKGSISFLITGDEEGPAINGTIKLLQWAAERGERWDACLVGEPTNPDRLGDMIKIGRRGSLSGRITVHGVQGHAAYPHLADNPVRGMLQLTHALMDPPFDGGTDDFQPSNLEVTTVDVGNPATNVIPAKASASFNIRFNDSWTVETLRAEILRRLDAAARDGALRPGRDPVKYDIVWADRPSHVFLTRNNALIASLSSAIESISGQSPRLSTTGGTSDARFIKDYCPVVEFGLVGQTMHMVDERVAVADLETLTAIYETFIAHWFANAGL, encoded by the coding sequence ATGACCGCTACCGACCCCGTCGCCAATCTCCAGACGCTGATTCGTTGCCCCTCCGTGACGCCCGCCGAAGGCGGCGCGCTCACGGCGCTGGAGGCGATGCTTGCGCCGCTCGGCTTTGCGGTCGACAGGGTGAAGGCGAGCGAAGAGGGAACACCGGAGATCGAAAATCTCTATGCCCGTCTCGGCAAGGACGGCCCGCATCTGATGTTTGCCGGCCATACCGATGTCGTGCCAGTCGGCGACGAAGCCGCTTGGACGCATCCGCCGTTTGCCGCCGAGATTTCCAAGGGCGAGCTTTTCGGCCGCGGCGCCGTCGACATGAAGGGCGGCATCGCCTGTTTTGTCGCCGCCGTCGCCCGCCATGTCGAGAAAAACGGGCCGCCCAAGGGCTCGATTTCCTTCCTGATCACCGGCGACGAGGAAGGTCCAGCGATCAACGGTACGATCAAGCTGCTGCAATGGGCGGCCGAACGCGGCGAGCGCTGGGATGCCTGCCTGGTCGGCGAACCCACAAATCCGGACAGGCTCGGCGACATGATCAAGATCGGCCGGCGCGGCTCGCTGTCGGGCAGGATCACCGTTCACGGCGTGCAGGGCCATGCCGCCTATCCGCATCTCGCCGACAATCCGGTGCGCGGCATGCTGCAGCTGACGCACGCGCTGATGGACCCGCCGTTCGACGGCGGCACCGACGATTTCCAGCCGTCGAACCTGGAAGTGACCACGGTCGATGTCGGCAATCCGGCGACCAACGTCATTCCGGCCAAGGCGTCGGCGAGCTTCAACATCCGCTTCAACGACAGCTGGACCGTCGAAACGCTGCGGGCCGAAATCCTGCGCCGTCTTGACGCCGCCGCCCGGGATGGCGCCTTGCGGCCGGGCCGCGACCCGGTGAAATACGATATCGTCTGGGCCGACCGGCCGAGCCATGTCTTCCTGACGCGCAACAATGCGCTGATCGCCTCGCTGTCATCGGCCATCGAAAGCATTTCCGGCCAATCTCCGCGGCTTTCGACCACCGGCGGCACATCGGATGCGCGCTTCATCAAGGATTATTGCCCGGTCGTCGAGTTCGGCCTCGTCGGCCAGACGATGCACATGGTCGACGAGCGCGTCGCTGTCGCCGATCTGGAGACGCTGACGGCGATCTACGAAACCTTCATCGCCCACTGGTTCGCCAATGCCGGGCTTTAG
- a CDS encoding pyrimidine 5'-nucleotidase, producing MTKIDRTPDKADFQHVTDWVFDLDNTLYPHHVNLFAQIDKNMTAYVAALLQMEREEARKLQKQYYLEHGTTLQGLMIHHGIDPNDFLEKAHAIDYTALTPQPELGEAIKALPGRKFIFTNGSVKHAEMTAEALGILEHFDDIFDIVAADYVPKPAQATYDKFTALKRVETTKAAMFEDLPRNLTVPKALGMQTVLLVPRNLEETVVEWWEKTSGEEDHIDFVTDDLAAFLRKIIG from the coding sequence ATGACCAAGATCGACCGCACGCCCGATAAAGCCGATTTCCAGCACGTCACAGACTGGGTCTTCGACCTCGACAACACGCTCTATCCGCATCATGTCAATCTCTTCGCGCAGATCGACAAGAACATGACCGCCTATGTTGCGGCACTCTTGCAGATGGAGCGGGAAGAGGCGCGCAAGCTGCAGAAGCAATATTACCTCGAGCATGGCACGACTCTGCAGGGCCTGATGATCCATCATGGCATCGACCCGAACGACTTTCTCGAAAAGGCGCATGCGATCGACTACACGGCGCTGACGCCGCAGCCGGAACTCGGCGAGGCGATCAAGGCGCTGCCGGGGCGCAAGTTCATCTTCACCAATGGCAGCGTCAAACATGCCGAAATGACGGCGGAGGCGCTCGGCATCCTCGAGCATTTCGACGACATCTTCGATATCGTCGCTGCCGACTACGTGCCGAAGCCGGCGCAGGCGACCTACGACAAGTTCACGGCGCTGAAGCGGGTCGAAACCACCAAGGCGGCGATGTTCGAGGATCTGCCGCGCAACCTGACGGTGCCGAAGGCGCTCGGCATGCAGACCGTGCTGCTGGTGCCGCGCAATCTGGAAGAGACGGTCGTCGAATGGTGGGAAAAGACCAGCGGCGAGGAGGATCATATCGATTTCGTCACCGACGATCTCGCCGCTTTTCTCCGCAAGATTATCGGCTGA
- a CDS encoding LOG family protein → MAKGRNGGSRRKDGVWDPLKSSSTDRQRAEAVPKTPQTLSPAYRLAYVDEDFLCREELRPIRLQLELLKTEMMLTERGIKSTVVMFGGARIPAPGQSAWAARNDIQRVNLEAASVYYDEARKFARLCSKYSATLNFHEYVIVTGGGPGVMEAGNRGAADEGAPSIGLNIVLPHEQAPNAYVTPELSFNFHYFAIRKMHFMVRAKAIAVFPGGFGTLDEFFECLTLIQTGRMERLPLILFGEAFWRSIINFEALAEFGTIAPDDVKLINFVDTAEAAWKIIQDFYEHRE, encoded by the coding sequence ATGGCGAAGGGACGAAACGGCGGTTCGCGGCGCAAGGATGGCGTATGGGACCCGCTGAAGAGCAGCTCGACCGACAGGCAGCGCGCCGAAGCCGTGCCGAAGACGCCGCAGACGCTATCGCCTGCCTACCGCCTTGCCTATGTCGACGAGGATTTCCTCTGCCGCGAGGAATTGCGGCCGATCCGCCTGCAGCTGGAGTTGTTGAAGACGGAGATGATGCTGACCGAGCGCGGCATCAAGTCGACCGTCGTCATGTTCGGCGGCGCCCGCATTCCCGCCCCCGGCCAGAGCGCCTGGGCAGCCCGCAACGATATCCAGCGGGTCAACCTGGAGGCGGCCTCCGTCTATTATGACGAGGCGCGCAAATTCGCCCGGCTCTGCTCGAAATATTCGGCCACCTTGAATTTCCACGAATATGTCATCGTCACCGGCGGCGGCCCCGGGGTGATGGAGGCGGGCAATCGCGGCGCGGCCGACGAGGGCGCACCTTCGATCGGCCTCAACATCGTGCTGCCGCACGAGCAGGCGCCGAACGCCTATGTGACGCCGGAACTCAGCTTCAACTTCCACTATTTCGCCATCCGCAAGATGCACTTCATGGTGCGCGCCAAGGCGATCGCGGTCTTTCCCGGCGGCTTCGGCACGCTTGACGAATTCTTCGAATGCCTGACGCTGATCCAGACCGGCCGCATGGAGCGCCTGCCGCTGATCCTGTTCGGGGAGGCGTTCTGGCGGAGCATCATCAATTTCGAGGCATTGGCCGAATTCGGCACGATCGCGCCGGACGACGTAAAACTGATCAACTTCGTCGATACGGCAGAAGCGGCATGGAAGATCATCCAGGATTTCTACGAACACCGCGAGTAA
- a CDS encoding isocitrate lyase/PEP mutase family protein: MNQTEKAELFGTLHRKGNPVVLYNIWDAGTAKAVADAGARALATGSWSVAAAHGYADGEKLPMSVLVETAKSITAVVDLPLSVDFEGAYSAEPEGAAANVAKLVDVGAVGINFEDQVIGGGGLYPAERQAARIRAIRAMAEGKGIPFFINARTDLFLAESDLSKHAGLVDEAIERGKAYAAAGGSGFFVPGLIDPALIEKICAASPLPVNIMMRTGAPDVKALAKLGVGRVSYGPGPYRSMMEKLKQEAAAIYNPL, from the coding sequence ATGAACCAGACTGAAAAGGCCGAGCTGTTCGGCACGCTGCACCGCAAGGGCAACCCCGTGGTTCTCTACAATATCTGGGATGCCGGCACGGCGAAGGCGGTTGCCGATGCCGGCGCCAGGGCGCTTGCCACGGGAAGCTGGTCGGTCGCCGCTGCCCATGGTTATGCCGACGGCGAGAAGCTGCCGATGTCGGTGCTGGTCGAGACGGCGAAATCGATCACCGCTGTCGTCGATCTGCCGCTTTCGGTCGATTTCGAAGGCGCCTATTCGGCCGAGCCTGAGGGAGCGGCCGCCAACGTCGCCAAGCTGGTGGATGTCGGCGCCGTCGGCATCAACTTCGAGGATCAGGTGATCGGCGGTGGCGGGCTTTATCCGGCCGAGAGGCAGGCGGCCCGCATCCGCGCCATTCGCGCCATGGCGGAAGGTAAAGGCATTCCCTTCTTCATCAACGCTCGCACCGATCTCTTCCTGGCCGAGAGCGATCTTTCCAAACATGCCGGTCTGGTGGACGAGGCGATCGAGCGCGGCAAGGCCTATGCGGCCGCCGGCGGCAGCGGCTTCTTCGTGCCTGGCTTGATCGATCCCGCCTTGATCGAGAAGATCTGCGCCGCATCGCCGCTGCCGGTCAACATCATGATGCGGACAGGTGCCCCCGATGTGAAGGCGCTGGCAAAGCTCGGCGTCGGCCGCGTCAGTTATGGTCCGGGGCCTTACCGGTCGATGATGGAAAAGCTGAAACAGGAGGCGGCGGCGATCTATAACCCGCTCTGA
- a CDS encoding EF-hand domain-containing protein, with translation MYRNKLILAALSSTLIFGAAAGAGFAAPGDGSRQHAGMGRPGPGAAAFREITYVRMLKQFDTNKDGQISKDEATAGIDKIFAAIDTNKDGSLTPAEIREYRKTQMQAMRDQRKQEAGENKDANAAPTAPETADNNDQGRPPRDGHDGRDGHRWMRHGGNFMRASLMMQRIDSDQNGQISKQEATAAFDKLFARMDRNKDGVISIDDMPDRPLL, from the coding sequence ATGTACCGCAACAAGCTGATACTGGCAGCGCTTTCCTCCACCCTCATCTTCGGCGCAGCCGCCGGGGCAGGTTTTGCCGCACCGGGCGACGGATCGCGCCAGCATGCCGGCATGGGCCGACCCGGTCCGGGCGCCGCTGCCTTCCGCGAAATCACCTATGTCCGCATGCTGAAGCAGTTCGACACGAACAAGGACGGACAGATCTCCAAGGACGAAGCGACCGCCGGCATCGACAAGATCTTCGCTGCGATCGACACCAACAAGGACGGTTCGCTGACACCGGCCGAAATCCGTGAGTACCGGAAAACGCAGATGCAGGCGATGAGAGATCAGCGCAAGCAGGAGGCCGGCGAAAACAAGGATGCGAACGCCGCACCAACGGCACCTGAAACCGCCGACAACAACGACCAGGGACGGCCGCCGCGCGACGGCCACGACGGTCGTGACGGACATCGCTGGATGCGCCATGGCGGCAACTTCATGCGCGCCTCGCTGATGATGCAGCGGATCGACTCCGACCAGAACGGCCAGATCTCCAAGCAGGAAGCCACAGCTGCCTTCGACAAGCTGTTTGCGCGGATGGACCGCAACAAGGACGGCGTCATCTCGATCGACGACATGCCGGACCGGCCGCTTCTGTAA
- the dapD gene encoding 2,3,4,5-tetrahydropyridine-2,6-dicarboxylate N-succinyltransferase: MSATDLASLEKIIEAAFDNRDNVNTSTKGEVRDAVESALDLLDAGKARVAERSADGAWTVNQWLKKAVLLSFRLNDMDVVRGGSGNSTWWDKVPSKFENWGENHFRAAGFRAVPNCVVRRSAYIAPNAILMPSFVNLGAYVGEGTMVDTWATVGSCAQIGKHVHLSGGVGIGGVLEPMQAGPTIIEDNCFIGARSEVVEGCIIREGSVLGMGVFIGKSTKIVDRATGEVSYGEVPPYSVVVAGSMPSGNATMGNGQPAPHLYCAVIVKRVDEKTRSKTGINELLRD; this comes from the coding sequence ATGAGCGCCACCGACCTCGCATCCCTCGAAAAGATCATCGAAGCCGCCTTCGACAATCGCGACAATGTGAACACGTCGACGAAGGGCGAGGTTCGCGATGCGGTCGAATCAGCCCTCGATCTGCTCGATGCCGGCAAGGCCCGCGTCGCCGAACGCTCCGCCGACGGCGCCTGGACGGTCAATCAGTGGCTGAAGAAGGCCGTGCTGCTCTCCTTCCGCCTCAACGACATGGACGTGGTCAGGGGCGGCTCGGGCAATTCCACCTGGTGGGACAAGGTTCCTTCGAAATTCGAAAACTGGGGCGAGAACCACTTCCGCGCCGCCGGCTTCCGCGCCGTGCCGAACTGCGTCGTGCGCCGCTCGGCCTATATCGCCCCGAACGCCATCCTGATGCCCTCCTTCGTCAATCTCGGCGCCTATGTCGGCGAAGGCACGATGGTCGATACCTGGGCGACGGTCGGCTCCTGCGCGCAGATCGGCAAGCATGTGCATCTCTCCGGCGGCGTCGGCATTGGCGGCGTGTTGGAACCGATGCAGGCCGGCCCGACGATCATCGAGGACAATTGCTTCATCGGTGCCCGTTCCGAGGTGGTCGAAGGCTGCATCATCCGCGAAGGCTCGGTGCTCGGCATGGGCGTCTTCATCGGCAAGTCGACCAAGATCGTCGACCGCGCCACCGGCGAGGTGAGCTACGGCGAAGTGCCGCCTTATTCCGTCGTCGTCGCCGGCTCGATGCCGTCGGGCAATGCAACGATGGGCAACGGCCAGCCGGCGCCGCATCTCTACTGCGCCGTCATCGTCAAGCGCGTCGATGAAAAAACCCGCTCGAAGACCGGCATCAACGAGTTGCTCAGAGATTGA
- a CDS encoding bifunctional transcriptional activator/DNA repair enzyme AdaA: protein MLFERPDDDTLYDALIARSADYEGQAYVCVKTTGIFCRLTCPARKPKRENTLFFDTIAACMHSGFRPCQRCRPLEQPGREPIVDELLAALDREPQLRWTEDELVRRGHDPSTVRRAFKRGLGMTFHDIVRYIRLGKAARQLADGARVIDAQLEAGYDSPSGFRTAFQRLVGKAPVLSQNRELLSADWFDTPLGAMVAVADKTHLHLLEFHDRKALPTELEALQKRVRSSVAIGRTPAIDQVEAEIRDYFEGRLTVFRTPLALGGTPFEKHVWAKLMEIPAGETRAYGDLAREMERPEVVRAVGRANGANQLAIIVPCHRILGADGSLTGYGGGLWRKQWLLRHEEKIRAQAPNQVPKMEETA from the coding sequence ATGCTTTTCGAACGCCCCGACGATGATACGCTCTATGATGCCCTGATCGCGCGCAGTGCCGATTATGAGGGCCAAGCCTATGTCTGCGTCAAGACGACCGGCATCTTCTGCCGTCTGACCTGCCCGGCACGCAAGCCGAAGCGGGAAAATACGCTCTTTTTCGACACGATCGCCGCCTGCATGCACTCGGGATTCCGCCCGTGCCAGCGCTGCAGGCCGCTGGAGCAGCCGGGCAGGGAGCCGATCGTCGACGAGCTGCTTGCCGCGCTCGACCGCGAGCCGCAGCTGCGCTGGACCGAGGATGAGCTCGTGCGCCGGGGCCACGATCCCTCGACCGTGCGTCGCGCCTTCAAACGCGGGCTCGGCATGACCTTCCATGATATCGTCCGCTATATCCGGCTGGGTAAAGCGGCCCGGCAACTGGCCGATGGCGCGCGCGTCATCGATGCGCAGCTTGAGGCGGGATATGACTCTCCAAGCGGTTTCCGGACGGCTTTCCAGCGGCTCGTCGGCAAGGCGCCGGTGCTGTCGCAGAACCGCGAACTACTCTCTGCCGACTGGTTCGACACCCCGCTCGGGGCGATGGTGGCCGTTGCCGACAAGACGCATCTGCATCTTCTCGAATTCCACGATCGCAAGGCACTGCCGACCGAGCTCGAGGCGCTGCAGAAGCGTGTCCGCTCCTCGGTTGCGATCGGCCGCACGCCGGCGATCGACCAGGTTGAAGCAGAAATCCGGGATTATTTCGAAGGGCGGTTGACGGTTTTCAGAACGCCATTGGCCCTTGGTGGCACGCCCTTTGAAAAGCACGTCTGGGCAAAGCTCATGGAGATTCCTGCCGGCGAGACGCGCGCCTATGGCGATCTTGCGAGGGAGATGGAAAGGCCGGAGGTCGTGCGTGCCGTCGGCCGCGCTAATGGCGCCAATCAGCTTGCCATCATCGTACCCTGCCATCGCATCCTCGGTGCGGATGGTTCGTTGACCGGCTATGGCGGTGGGCTCTGGCGCAAGCAATGGCTGCTGCGGCATGAAGAGAAGATCAGAGCACAAGCACCTAACCAAGTACCTAAAATGGAGGAGACGGCATGA
- a CDS encoding alpha-hydroxy acid oxidase: protein MRLTDCYNFHDFRRMAKRRLPGPIFDYIDGGADDEVTYRRNTAAFEACDLVPDVLRGVAEVDMSVTVMGQKLAMPVYCSPTALQRLFHHQGERAVAAAAAKHGTMFGVSSLGTISLEEARRISSGPQVYQFYFHKDRGLNREMMARAKNAGVQAMMLTVDSITGGNRERDKRTGFAIPFKLNLAGMTQFAIKPSWAIDWLTHERFRLPQLENHVKMDGGTLSISRYFTEMLDPSMAWDDVAAMVREWGGPFCLKGIMSVEDAKRAAEIGCSGIVLSNHGGRQLDGSRSAFDQLAEIVDAVGDRIDVMMDGGVQRGTHVLKALSLGAKAVGLGRYYLFPLAAAGQPGVERALETMRTEIERGMKLMGCTSVSQLSRRNLRFRS from the coding sequence ATGCGCCTGACAGATTGCTATAATTTTCACGATTTCCGGCGCATGGCCAAACGGCGTCTTCCCGGGCCGATATTCGACTATATCGACGGCGGTGCCGATGACGAGGTGACGTACCGGCGCAATACGGCGGCCTTCGAGGCTTGCGATCTGGTGCCTGACGTTTTGCGCGGTGTGGCCGAGGTCGACATGTCGGTGACCGTCATGGGGCAGAAGCTCGCAATGCCGGTCTACTGCTCGCCGACGGCGTTGCAGCGCCTTTTTCACCACCAGGGAGAGCGGGCGGTCGCGGCGGCGGCGGCAAAACACGGGACGATGTTCGGCGTCTCCTCGCTCGGCACGATCAGCCTGGAGGAGGCGAGACGGATCAGCAGCGGACCGCAGGTCTATCAGTTCTACTTCCACAAGGACCGCGGCCTCAACCGCGAGATGATGGCGCGGGCGAAAAATGCCGGCGTGCAGGCGATGATGCTGACGGTCGACAGCATCACCGGCGGCAACCGCGAGCGCGACAAGCGCACGGGCTTTGCCATTCCCTTCAAGCTCAATCTTGCCGGCATGACCCAGTTCGCGATCAAGCCTTCCTGGGCGATCGACTGGCTGACGCACGAGCGCTTCCGGCTGCCGCAGCTCGAAAACCACGTCAAGATGGATGGTGGCACGTTGTCGATCAGCCGATACTTCACCGAGATGCTGGATCCCTCGATGGCGTGGGACGACGTGGCGGCGATGGTGCGCGAATGGGGCGGTCCATTCTGCCTTAAGGGCATCATGTCGGTCGAAGACGCCAAGCGCGCGGCCGAGATCGGCTGCAGCGGCATCGTGCTTTCCAATCATGGCGGGCGCCAGCTCGACGGCTCGCGCAGCGCATTCGACCAGCTGGCCGAAATCGTCGACGCCGTGGGCGACCGGATCGACGTGATGATGGATGGCGGTGTGCAGCGGGGAACGCATGTTCTCAAAGCGCTGTCGCTGGGGGCGAAGGCTGTCGGGCTCGGGCGCTACTATCTCTTCCCGCTTGCCGCTGCCGGACAGCCCGGCGTCGAACGGGCGCTGGAGACGATGCGCACCGAGATCGAGCGCGGCATGAAGCTGATGGGCTGCACCTCGGTCAGCCAGCTCAGCCGGCGGAATCTGCGCTTCCGTTCCTGA